In Asterias rubens chromosome 17, eAstRub1.3, whole genome shotgun sequence, a genomic segment contains:
- the LOC117301570 gene encoding uncharacterized protein LOC117301570 has product MAVDCYQQQEGDDGQGRKLRLSVGPKPAQMRNNNLIHTCDALQRRMCDAAHSIPSTCHTDGSGDNTLPSKPMTEVTNAISSVIRRRPCQVLYGGLSDQKVNDLCEFLDNHAAGYHGLPLLDYLSGNGYIPPKTPKKEVLSTYFSLCTKHNIPDQDAVQYLKRVFHELNFTRAAEIIETGGERADAESIPQFLDNESLTKGDAEICLRDLAKQLGPEWEDLATYLGIIYSELTAVRSEGARRVNSQIFHMLVMWMQRFGLFGEAAFNTLSSNLQKVERNDLVELLKGKVASILFFNRQTTDNC; this is encoded by the exons CTCTGTTGGGCCAAAGCCA GCTCAAATGAGGAATAACAACTTGATCCACACCTGTGATGCTCTGCAGAGGCGTATGTGCGATGCTGCTCATTCAATT CCGTCTACATGCCATACTGATGGGAGTGGAGATAATACTCTGCCTAGTAAACCAATGACTGAAGTCACT AATGCCATTTCAAGTGTAATCAGAAGAAGACCGTGCCAGGTGTTGTATGGTGGCTTATCAGACCAGAAAGTGAATGATCTTTGTGAGTTTCTTGATAATCACGCTGCTGGTTACCATGGTTTGCCTCTTCTGGATTATCTCTCTGGTAATGGATACATACCTCCCAAGACACCTAAAAAGGAAGTTCTATCAACGTACTTTAGCCTGTGTACAAAGCACAACATTCCTGACCAGGACGCTGTTCAATATCTGAAACGGGTCTTCCATGAACTCAATTTCACAAGAGCAGCAGAGATAATAGAAACAG GTGGTGAAAGAGCAGATGCTGAATCAATCCCGCAGTTTCTTGACAATGAGTCACTG ACGAAAGGAGATGCTGAGATATGTCTTAGAGATTTAGCAAAACAGCTAGGTCCAGAGTGGGAAGACTTAGCAACCTATTTAGGCATCATATATAGTGAACTTACTGCAGTGAGAAGCGAGGGTGCTAGGAGAGTCAACAGCCAGATATTCCACATGCTAGTCATGTGGATGCAGAGATTTGGTCTATTTGGAGAGGCGGCTTTCAACACTTTGTCATCTAACTTGCAGAAGGTTGAAAGGAATGATCTGGTTGAGTTGTTGAAGGGAAAGGTAGCAAGCATACTGTTCTTTAACAGACAAACAACAGACAATtgttaa